The following proteins come from a genomic window of Achromobacter deleyi:
- the ssuC gene encoding aliphatic sulfonate ABC transporter permease SsuC, protein MADARKPGGWRAALAPWLVPALILGLWQLSAQAGWLSSRILPAPSAVAAAGWSLAVSGELWQHVRVSALRALWGLLLGGGLGLALGLLNGSSRTAETLLDTTLQMIRNIPVLALIPLIILWFGIEETAKLALLSLGVFFPVYLNTFHGIRSVDPALIEMGRSYGLTGWRLYRDVILPGALPSILVGLRFALGLVWVILIVTETISAQSGIGYMTMNAREFLQTDVVLLGILLYALLGKAADTLARLLERRLLRWNPAYRPA, encoded by the coding sequence ATGGCCGACGCCCGCAAGCCCGGCGGCTGGCGCGCGGCGCTGGCGCCCTGGCTGGTCCCCGCCCTGATCCTCGGCCTCTGGCAGCTGTCGGCGCAGGCCGGCTGGCTGTCGTCGCGCATCCTGCCGGCGCCGTCGGCGGTGGCGGCCGCGGGCTGGTCGCTGGCGGTGTCGGGCGAGCTCTGGCAGCACGTGCGCGTCAGCGCGCTGCGGGCGCTGTGGGGCCTGCTGCTGGGCGGCGGGCTGGGCCTGGCGCTGGGCTTGCTGAACGGTTCCTCGCGCACCGCCGAGACCCTGCTGGACACCACCTTGCAGATGATCCGCAACATTCCGGTGCTGGCGCTGATCCCGCTGATCATTCTGTGGTTCGGCATCGAAGAGACCGCCAAGCTGGCGCTGCTGTCGCTGGGCGTGTTCTTCCCGGTCTACCTGAATACCTTCCACGGCATCCGCTCGGTCGACCCGGCGCTGATCGAGATGGGACGCTCCTACGGCCTGACGGGCTGGCGGCTGTATCGCGACGTGATCCTGCCGGGCGCGCTGCCGTCGATCCTGGTGGGCCTGCGCTTCGCGCTGGGGCTGGTGTGGGTGATCCTGATCGTGACCGAGACGATCTCGGCGCAATCGGGCATCGGCTACATGACCATGAACGCGCGCGAATTCCTGCAGACCGACGTGGTGCTGCTGGGCATCCTGCTCTACGCGCTGCTGGGCAAGGCGGCCGACACCCTGGCGCGGCTGCTGGAGCGCCGCCTGCTGCGCTGGAACCCGGCCTACCGGCCGGCCTGA